A genomic stretch from Arachis stenosperma cultivar V10309 chromosome 3, arast.V10309.gnm1.PFL2, whole genome shotgun sequence includes:
- the LOC130970552 gene encoding beta-amylase 3, chloroplastic-like: MVMFASQLTATTFSPSFLNSTPSDTTRSPFLALAHLRYNRTFFPTRRRLAVSSRLNSSRSSGAGGSVDNGDVPYELHHDFSPQRETKGSPVFVTLPVNTVGPEGKISRPRAMMFSLKALAAAGVEGVVVEFWWGIIERKEPRVYDWRGYRELVMMACMCGLKVRAVLAFHQYGTGPDDPNQIPLPLWVLDDINKDPELAYSDRFGRRNIEYISLGCDTLPVLRGRTPIQAYADFMRDFRETFRPSLGLTITRVQIGMGPGGELRYPSFSFQKPNVASSGGLGEFQCYDKYMLASLNACARKIGKREWGDGGPFGAGSLTQNPEHTDFFKNEGGSWNTPYGKFFLEWYSNMLLLHGERICREAETIFRGTEVLISAGVAAIHWHYAIQSHPSELTAGYYNTFDRDGYLPIARLFSKYGFAICCSCFEMQDATMQKINPSGSPEGFLKQLLLAARLCDISLEGQNFTTDLDDDAFSQVLKMSKFYSDGIEKRPFAFNFVRMNKRMFETQNWDRFARFVRQMSSGKILQARLRAQLGSSRSYSF; encoded by the exons ATGGTGATGTTCGCTTCACAATTAACAGCAACAACCTTCTCGCCTTCATTCCTAAACTCAACTCCCTCCGATACCACTCGTTCCCCCTTCCTCGCTCTCGCTCACCTTCGCTACAACCGAACCTTCTTTCCCACTCGCCGGAGACTTGCCGTTTCCTCCCGCCTCAACTCGTCCAGGTCCTCCGGCGCCGGTGGCTCCGTCGACAACGGCGATGTGCCCTACGAGCTCCACCACGATTTCTCGCCGCAGCGCGAGACGAAGGGATCGCCGGTATTCGTGACGCTGCCGGTGAATACGGTGGGCCCTGAGGGGAAGATATCGAGGCCGAGGGCCATGATGTTCTCGCTGAAGGCGCTCGCCGCCGCAGGCGTGGAGGGCGTGGTGGTTGAGTTTTGGTGGGGAATTATTGAGAGGAAAGAACCTAGGGTTTACGATTGGCGAGGCTATCGTGAGCTCGTGATGATGGCTTGCATGTGTGGCCTCAAGGTTCGTGCTGTTCTTGCTTTCCATCAGTACGGCACAGGCCCTGATGATCCTAATCA GATACCGCTTCCTCTATGGGTGCTTGATGATATAAACAAAGATCCAGAGTTAGCATATTCTGACCGGTTTGGAAGAAGAAATATTGAATACATTTCCCTAGGATGTGATACTCTTCCTGTGCTGCGTGGACGCACTCCTATTCAAGCATATGCAGATTTTATGAGAGACTTCAGGGAGACTTTCAGGCCGTCTCTTGGCCTTACCATTACA AGGGTACAGATTGGCATGGGTCCTGGTGGTGAACTAAGATATCCGTCATTCTCTTTCCAGAAGCCAAATGTGGCTTCATCTGGTGGACTTGGAGAGTTCCAATGCTATGATAAG TACATGCTAGCTTCTCTAAATGCCTGTGCGAGAAAAATTGGAAAGCGTGAATGGGGAGATGGTGGTCCATTTGGTGCGGGAAGTTTGACGCAAAATCCTGAGCATACTGATTTCTTCAAAAATGAGGGTGGCTCTTGGAACACACCATATGGTAAATTTTTCCTTGAATGGTACTCAAATATGCTGCTGCTGCATGGAGAGAGAATTTGTAGGGAAGCTGAAACTATATTTAGGGGTACAGAAGTCCTTATATCCGCAGGAGTAGCTGCCATTCACTGGCACTACGCCATTCAATCCCATCCATCGGAGTTAACCGCAGGCTATTATAATACTTTCGACAGGGATGGATACTTGCCCATTGCTCGCCTGTTTAGTAAGTATGGGTTTGCAATTTGCTGCTCTTGTTTTGAAATGCAAGATGCCACAATGCAAAAGATAAACCCTAGTGGTAGCCCTGAAGGATTTCTTAAACAGCTTTTGCTGGCTGCTAGGCTTTGTGACATATCACTTGAAGGTCAAAATTTTACAACTGATTTAGATGATGATGCATTCTCCCAAGTGCTGAAGATGTCAAAGTTTTACTCGGATGGGATTGAAAAGCGCCCCTTTGCATTCAACTTTGTAAGAATGAACAAAAGAATGTTTGAAACCCAGAATTGGGATCGGTTTGCACGATTTGTGAGGCAGATGTCTAGTGGAAAGATTTTACAAGCCAGGCTAAGAGCCCAATTGGGAAGTAGCAGAAGTTACTCTTTTTGA